The following proteins are encoded in a genomic region of Cydia strobilella chromosome 19, ilCydStro3.1, whole genome shotgun sequence:
- the LOC134750392 gene encoding clathrin heavy chain isoform X4: MQLYSVERKCSQPIEGHAASFATFKAEGNAEPSTLFCFAVRTAQGGKLHVIEVGQTPAGNQPFPKKAVDVFFPAEAQNDFPVAMQVSPKYDVIYLITKYGYIHMYDIETGTCIYMNRISSDTIFVTAPHEATGGIIGVNRKGQVLSVTVEEDSIVPYINTVLQNPELALRLAVRNNLAGAEELFVRKFNMLFTNAQYGEAAKVAAMAPRGILRTPQTIQRFQQVPTQPGQTSPLLQYFGILLDQAQLNKFESLELCKPVLLQGRKQLLEKWLKEEKLECSEELGDLVKQVDPTLALSVYLRANVASKVIQCFAETGQFQKIVLYAKKVGYTPDYIFLLRSVMRTNPEQGAGFAGMLVAEDPPLADINQIVDVFMEQNMVQQCTAFLLDALKNNRPEEGPLQTRLLEMNLMSAPQVADAILGNAMFTRYDRAHVAQLCEKAGLLQRALEHYTDLYDIKRAVVHTHLLSAEWLVTYFGSLSVEDSLECLKAMLQANIRQNLQICVQIATKYHEQLTTKALIELFESFKTYEGLFYFLGSIVNFSQDPEVHFKYIQAACKTGQIKEVERICRESNCYNAERVKNFLKEAKLPDQLPLIIVCDRFDFVHDLVLYLYRNSLQKYIEIYVQKVNPSRLPVVVGGLLDVDCTEDIIKNLILVVRGQFSTDELVAEVEKRNRLKLLLPWLETRVHEGCNEPATHNALAKIYIDSNNNPERFLKENQWYDSRVVGKYCEKRDPHLACVAYERGQCDRELIAVCNDNSLFKTQARYLVRRRDQELWLEVLAESNPYKRQLIDQVCTVCNNSLFKTQARYLVRRRDQELWLEVLAESNPYKRQLIDQVCTVCNNSLFKTQARYLVRRRDQELWLEVLAESNPYKRQLIDQVCTVCNNSLFKTQARYLVRRRDQELWLEVLAESNPYKRQLIDQVCTVCNNSLFKTQARYLVRRRDQELWLEVLAESNPYKRQLIDQVCTVCNNSLFKTQARYLVRRRDQELWLEVLAESNPYKRQLIDQVCTVCNNSLFKTQARYLVRRRDQELWLEVLAESNPYKRQLIDQVCTVCNNSLFKTQARYLVRRRDQELWLEVLAESNPYKRQLIDQVCTVCNNSLFKTQARYLVRRRDQELWLEVLAESNPYKRQLIDQVCTVCNNSLFKTQARYLVRRRDQELWLEVLAESNPYKRQLIDQVCTVCNNSLFKTQARYLVRRRDQELWLEVLAESNPYKRQLIDQVCTVCNNSLFKTQARYLVRRRDQELWLEVLAESNPYKRQLIDQVCTVCNNSLFKTQARYLVRRRDQELWLEVLAESNPYKRQLIDQVCTVCNNSLFKTQARYLVRRRDQELWLEVLAESNPYKRQLIDQVCTVCNNSLFKTQARYLVRRRDQELWLEVLAESNPYKRQLIDQVCTVCNNSLFKTQARYLVRRRDQELWLEVLAESNPYKRQLIDQVCTVCNNSLFKTQARYLVRRRDQELWLEVLAESNPYKRQLIDQVCTVCNNSLFKTQARYLVRRRDQELWLEVLAESNPYKRQLIDQVCTVCNNSLFKTQARYLVRRRDQELWLEVLAESNPYKRQLIDQVCTVCNNSLFKTQARYLVRRRDQELWLEVLAESNPYKRQLIDQVCTVCNNSLFKTQARYLVRRRDQELWLEVLAESNPYKRQLIDQVCTVCNNSLFKTQARYLVRRRDQELWLEVLAESNPYKRQLIDQVCTVCNNSLFKTQARYLVRRRDQELWLEVLAESNPYKRQLIDQVVQTALSETQDPEDISVTVKAFMTADLPNELIELLEKIVLDNSVFSDHRNLQNLLILTAIKADRTRVMEYINRLDNYDAPDIANIAINNELYEEAFAIFKKFDVNTSAIQVLIEQVKDLERANEFAERCNEPGVWSQLAKAQLQQGLVKEAIDSYIKADDPSAYMDVVATATQEQSWDDLVRYLQMARKKARESYIESELIYAYARTGRLADLEEFISGPNHADIQKIGDRCFDDKMYNAAKLLYNNVSNFARLAITLVHLKEFQGAVDSARKANSTRTWKEVCFACVDAGEFRLAQMCGLHIVVHADELEDLINYYQDRGHFDELISLLEAALGLERAHMGMFTELAILYSKYKPAKMREHLELFWSRVNIPKVLRAAEHAHLWSELVFLYDKYEEYDNAATTMMQHPTEAWREGHFKDIITKVANMELYYRAIQFYLDYKPLLLNDLLLVLAPRMDHTRAVSFFTKAGHLQLVKAYLRSVQSLNNKAVNEALNSLLIDEEDYQGLRTSIDAFDNFDTIALAQQLEKHELTEFRRIAAYLYKGNNRWKQSVELCKKDALYADAMEYAAESRQSDVAEELLDWFLQRDNYECFSACLYQCYDLLKPDVVIELAWRHNIMDFAMPFLIQTVRELTTKVEKLEEADAKRSTESAENDTKPAMMMEPQLMLTAGPSMAYPGVPAQASPYAYAAQAPSPAPYHGYGM; this comes from the exons ATGCAGCTCTACTCCGTAGAGCGCAAGTGCTCACAGCCTATCGAGGGTCACGCGGCCTCCTTCGCCACGTTCAAGGCCGAAGGCAACGCTGAACCGTCGACGCTGTTCTGCTTCGCCGTGCGGACCGCGCAGGGCGGCAAACTACATGTCATCG AGGTCGGCCAGACGCCGGCGGGCAACCAGCCGTTCCCCAAGAAGGCAGTGGACGTGTTCTTCCCCGCCGAAGCGCAGAACGACTTCCCCGTCGCCATGCAGGTCTCCCCCAAATATGACGTCATCTATCTCATCACCAAATACGG GTACATCCACATGTACGACATCGAAACCGGGACCTGTATCTACATGAACCGTATCTCCTCGGACACCATTTTCGTGACGGCTCCCCATGAGGCTACTGGCGGTATCAttg GCGTGAACCGCAAAGGCCAAGTCCTCTCTGTAACCGTAGAAGAGGACTCCATCGTGCCCTACATCAACACGGTCCTGCAGAACCCAGAGCTCGCCCTGCGGTTGGCCGTGCGCAACAACTTGGCTGGGGCTGAAGAGCTGTTCGTCAGGAAGTTCAACATGCTGTTCACCAATGCACAGTACGGCGAGGCCGCCAAG GTGGCAGCAATGGCGCCGCGAGGCATCCTTCGCACCCCGCAGACCATCCAGCGTTTCCAGCAAGTTCCAACCCAGCCAGGACAGACGTCCCCCTTACTCCAGTATTTCGGAATCCTGCTGGACCAGGCGCAGCTCAACAAGTTCGAGTCGCTCGAGCTGTGCAAACCGGTCTTGTTGCAAG GTCGCAAACAGCTGCTGGAAAAGTGGCTTAAGGAAGAAAAGCTAGAATGCTCAGAGGAGCTTGGAGATCTGGTGAAGCAGGTTGACCCCACGCTGGCTCTCTCAGTGTACCTGCGGGCCAATGTGGCCAGCAAGGTCATCCAGTGCTTCGCCGAGACCGGACAGTTCCAGAAGATTGTGCTGTATGCTAAGAAG GTCGGCTACACGCCCGACTACATATTCCTGCTGCGCTCCGTGATGCGCACCAACCCCGAGCAAGGCGCCGGCTTCGCGGGCATGCTGGTCGCCGAGGACCCGCCCCTGGCCGACATCAACCAGATCGTGGACGTGTTCATGGAGCAGAACATGGTGCAGCAGTGCACGGCGTTCCTGCTGGACGCGCTCAAGAACAACCGGCCCGAGGAGGGGCCGCTGCAGACCAG GCTGCTAGAGATGAACCTGATGTCAGCTCCCCAAGTGGCGGACGCGATCCTCGGCAACGCCATGTTCACGCGCTACGACCGCGCGCACGTGGCGCAGCTGTGCGAGAAGGCCGGCCTGCTGCAGCGCGCGCTCGAGCACTACACCGACCTGTACGACATCAAGCGGGCCGTG GTTCACACCCACCTGCTCTCAGCCGAATGGCTGGTCACCTACTTTGGCAGCCTGTCCGTCGAGGATTCCCTCGAGTGCCTCAAGGCCATGTTACAAGCCAACATCCGCCAGAACCTGCAGATCTGCGTGCAAATCGCCACCAAGTACCACGAACAGCTAACAACGAAGGCGCTCATTGAGCTGTTTGAGAGCTTCAAGACTTACGAGGGCCTTTTCTACTTCCTGGGCTCCattgtcaactttagccaggaCCCGGAAGTCCACTTCAAGTATATTCAG GCCGCCTGCAAGACCGGTCAAATCAAGGAGGTGGAACGCATCTGCCGCGAGTCCAACTGCTACAACGCGGAGCGCGTCAAGAACTTCCTCAAAGAAGCCAAGCTGCCCGACCAGCTGCCGCTCATCATCGTCTGCGACCGCTTCGACTTCGTGCACGACCTCGTGCTGTACCTGTACAGGAACAGCCTGCAGAAGTACATCGAGATCTACGTGCAGAAG GTGAACCCGTCGCGTCTACCTGTTGTGGTGGGCGGTCTGCTGGACGTGGACTGCACCGAGGACATCATCAAGAACCTCATTCTGGTGGTGCGCGGACAGTTCTCCACTGACGAGCTCGTGGCCGAGGTGGAGAAGAGGAACAG ACTGAAGCTGCTACTGCCGTGGCTAGAAACCCGCGTGCACGAGGGCTGCAACGAGCCCGCCACGCACAACGCGCTCGCCAAGATCTACATAGACTCCAACAACAACCCCGAGCGGTTCCTCAAGGAGAACCAATG GTACGACTCCCGCGTAGTCGGCAAGTACTGCGAGAAGCGCGATCCCCACCTCGCCTGCGTCGCTTACGAACGCGGGCAGTGCGACAGAGAGCTGATCGCCGTGTGCAACGACAACTCGCTGTTCAAGACGCAGGCGCGCTACCTCGTGCGCCGCCGCGACCAGGAGCTGTGGCTCGAGGTGCTCGCCGAGTCCAACCCCTACAAGCGGCAGCTCATCGACCAGGTATGTACTGTCTGCAACAACTCGCTGTTCAAGACGCAGGCGCGCTACCTCGTGCGCCGCCGCGACCAGGAGCTGTGGCTCGAGGTGCTCGCCGAGTCCAACCCCTACAAGCGGCAGCTCATCGACCAGGTATGTACTGTCTGCAACAACTCGCTGTTCAAGACGCAGGCGCGCTACCTCGTGCGCCGCCGCGACCAGGAGCTGTGGCTCGAGGTGCTCGCCGAGTCCAACCCCTACAAGCGGCAGCTCATCGACCAGGTATGTACTGTCTGCAACAACTCGCTGTTCAAGACGCAGGCGCGCTACCTCGTGCGCCGCCGCGACCAGGAGCTGTGGCTCGAGGTGCTCGCCGAGTCCAACCCCTACAAGCGGCAGCTCATCGACCAGGTATGTACTGTCTGCAACAACTCGCTGTTCAAGACGCAGGCGCGCTACCTCGTGCGCCGCCGCGACCAGGAGCTGTGGCTCGAGGTGCTCGCCGAGTCCAACCCCTACAAGCGGCAGCTCATCGACCAGGTATGTACTGTCTGCAACAACTCGCTGTTCAAGACGCAGGCGCGCTACCTCGTGCGCCGCCGCGACCAGGAGCTGTGGCTCGAGGTGCTCGCCGAGTCCAACCCCTACAAGCGGCAGCTCATCGACCAGGTATGTACTGTCTGCAACAACTCGCTGTTCAAGACGCAGGCGCGCTACCTCGTGCGCCGCCGCGACCAGGAGCTGTGGCTCGAGGTGCTCGCCGAGTCCAACCCCTACAAGCGGCAGCTCATCGACCAGGTATGTACTGTCTGCAACAACTCGCTGTTCAAGACGCAGGCGCGCTACCTCGTGCGCCGCCGCGACCAGGAGCTGTGGCTCGAGGTGCTCGCCGAGTCCAACCCCTACAAGCGGCAGCTCATCGACCAGGTATGTACTGTCTGCAACAACTCGCTGTTCAAGACGCAGGCGCGCTACCTCGTGCGCCGCCGCGACCAGGAGCTGTGGCTCGAGGTGCTCGCCGAGTCCAACCCCTACAAGCGGCAGCTCATCGACCAGGTATGTACTGTCTGCAACAACTCGCTGTTCAAGACGCAGGCGCGCTACCTCGTGCGCCGCCGCGACCAGGAGCTGTGGCTCGAGGTGCTCGCCGAGTCCAACCCCTACAAGCGGCAGCTCATCGACCAGGTATGTACTGTCTGCAACAACTCGCTGTTCAAGACGCAGGCGCGCTACCTCGTGCGCCGCCGCGACCAGGAGCTGTGGCTCGAGGTGCTCGCCGAGTCCAACCCCTACAAGCGGCAGCTCATCGACCAGGTATGTACTGTCTGCAACAACTCGCTGTTCAAGACGCAGGCGCGCTACCTCGTGCGCCGCCGCGACCAGGAGCTGTGGCTCGAGGTGCTCGCCGAGTCCAACCCCTACAAGCGGCAGCTCATCGACCAGGTATGTACTGTCTGCAACAACTCGCTGTTCAAGACGCAGGCGCGCTACCTCGTGCGCCGCCGCGACCAGGAGCTGTGGCTCGAGGTGCTCGCCGAGTCCAACCCCTACAAGCGGCAGCTCATCGACCAGGTATGTACTGTCTGCAACAACTCGCTGTTCAAGACGCAGGCGCGCTACCTCGTGCGCCGCCGCGACCAGGAGCTGTGGCTCGAGGTGCTCGCCGAGTCCAACCCCTACAAGCGGCAGCTCATCGACCAGGTATGTACTGTCTGCAACAACTCGCTGTTCAAGACGCAGGCGCGCTACCTCGTGCGCCGCCGCGACCAGGAGCTGTGGCTCGAGGTGCTCGCCGAGTCCAACCCCTACAAGCGGCAGCTCATCGACCAGGTATGTACTGTCTGCAACAACTCGCTGTTCAAGACGCAGGCGCGCTACCTCGTGCGCCGCCGCGACCAGGAGCTGTGGCTCGAGGTGCTCGCCGAGTCCAACCCCTACAAGCGGCAGCTCATCGACCAGGTATGTACTGTCTGCAACAACTCGCTGTTCAAGACGCAGGCGCGCTACCTCGTGCGCCGCCGCGACCAGGAGCTGTGGCTCGAGGTGCTCGCCGAGTCCAACCCCTACAAGCGGCAGCTCATCGACCAGGTATGTACTGTCTGCAACAACTCGCTGTTCAAGACGCAGGCGCGCTACCTCGTGCGCCGCCGCGACCAGGAGCTGTGGCTCGAGGTGCTCGCCGAGTCCAACCCCTACAAGCGGCAGCTCATCGACCAGGTATGTACTGTCTGCAACAACTCGCTGTTCAAGACGCAGGCGCGCTACCTCGTGCGCCGCCGCGACCAGGAGCTGTGGCTCGAGGTGCTCGCCGAGTCCAACCCCTACAAGCGGCAGCTCATCGACCAGGTATGTACTGTCTGCAACAACTCGCTGTTCAAGACGCAGGCGCGCTACCTCGTGCGCCGCCGCGACCAGGAGCTGTGGCTCGAGGTGCTCGCCGAGTCCAACCCCTACAAGCGGCAGCTCATCGACCAGGTATGTACTGTCTGCAACAACTCGCTGTTCAAGACGCAGGCGCGCTACCTCGTGCGCCGCCGCGACCAGGAGCTGTGGCTCGAGGTGCTCGCCGAGTCCAACCCCTACAAGCGGCAGCTCATCGACCAGGTATGTACTGTCTGCAACAACTCGCTGTTCAAGACGCAGGCGCGCTACCTCGTGCGCCGCCGCGACCAGGAGCTGTGGCTCGAGGTGCTCGCCGAGTCCAACCCCTACAAGCGGCAGCTCATCGACCAGGTATGTACTGTCTGCAACAACTCGCTGTTCAAGACGCAGGCGCGCTACCTCGTGCGCCGCCGCGACCAGGAGCTGTGGCTCGAGGTGCTCGCCGAGTCCAACCCCTACAAGCGGCAGCTCATCGACCAG GTTGTCCAAACAGCTCTCTCAGAAACGCAAGACCCAGAAGACATCTCAGTGACAGTAAAAGCTTTCATGACCGCCGATCTGCCCAATGAGCTCATAGAACTGCTCGAGAAGATCGTGCTCGACAACTCCGTGTTCTCCGACCATAGGAACCTGCAGAACTTGCTTATCCTGACAG CAATAAAGGCGGACCGCACTCGCGTGATGGAGTACATCAACCGCCTGGACAACTACGACGCGCCCGACATCGCCAACATCGCCATCAACAACGAGCTCTACGAGGAGGCGTTCGCTATCTTCAAGAAGTTTGACGTTAACACCTCTGCTATCCAG GTGTTAATAGAACAAGTGAAGGACCTGGAGCGCGCGAACGAATTCGCCGAGCGCTGCAACGAGCCCGGCGTGTGGTCGCAGCTCGCCAAGGCCCAACTCCAACAGGGGCTGGTGAAGGAGGCCATCGACTCGTACATCAAGGCCGACGACCCCTCCGCCTACATGGACGTGGTCGCCACCGCCACACAGGAGCAGTCGTGGGACGACCTCGTCAGATACTTACAG ATGGCCCGCAAGAAGGCGCGCGAATCCTACATCGAATCGGAACTGATCTACGCATACGCCCGCACCGGCCGCCTCGCCGACCTCGAGGAGTTCATCTCCGGCCCCAACCACGCCGACATACAGAAGATCGGCGACCGCTGCTTCGACGACAAGATGTACAACGCAGCGAAGTTGCTGTATAACAACGTCAGCAACTTCGCCCGCCTCGCCATCACGCTCGTGCACCTCAAGGAGTTCCAGG GCGCGGTGGACAGCGCACGCAAGGCCAACTCCACCCGCACGTGGAAGGAGGTGTGCTTCGCGTGCGTGGACGCGGGCGAGTTCAGGCTGGCGCAGATGTGCGGCCTGCACATCGTCGTGCACGCCGACGAGCTCGAGGACCTCATCAACTACTACCAG GACCGGGGCCACTTCGACGAGCTGATCAGCCTGCTAGAAGCGGCACTCGGATTGGAGCGCGCACACATGGGCATGTTCACGGAACTTGCTATTCTTTACTCCAAGTACAAGCCCGCCAAGATGCGAGAGCACCTAGAGCTCTTCTGGTCCAGGGTTAACATCCCCAAG GTTCTGCGTGCAGCCGAGCACGCGCACCTGTGGTCGGAGCTGGTGTTCCTGTACGACAAGTACGAGGAGTACGACAACGCCGCCACCACCATGATGCAGCACCCCACCGAGGCCTGGCGCGAGGGACACTTCAAGGACATCATCACTAAA GTCGCAAACATGGAGCTATACTACCGCGCGATCCAATTCTACCTGGACTACAAACCTCTCCTCCTCAACGACCTGCTACTGGTGCTGGCGCCGCGCATGGACCACACTCGCGCCGTGAGCTTCTTCACCAAGGCCGGCCACCTGCAGCTGGTGAAGGCCTACCTGCGCTCCGTGCAGAGCCTCAACAATAAGGCCGTCAACGAGGCGCTCAACTCGCTGCTCATCGACGAGGAGGACTACCAG GGACTACGGACATCGATAGACGCGTTCGACAATTTCGACACAATCGCGCTCGCGCAGCAATTGGAGAAACACGAGCTCACAGAGTTCAGAAGAATCGCGGCGTACCTGTACAAAG GAAACAACCGGTGGAAGCAATCAGTGGAGCTGTGCAAGAAGGACGCCCTGTACGCGGACGCCATGGAGTACGCCGCCGAGTCGCGCCAGTCCGACGTGGCCGAGGAGCTGCTCGACTGGTTCCTGCAGCGCGACAACTACGAGTGCTTCTCCGCCTGCCTCTACCAG tgTTACGACCTATTGAAACCCGACGTTGTCATCGAGCTGGCGTGGAGGCATAACATCATGGACTTCGCCATGCCATTCCTTATTCAG ACTGTCCGGGAATTGACGACGAAAGTAGAGAAGCTCGAAGAAGCGGACGCGAAACGCAGCACCGAGAGCGCCGAGAACGACACCAAGCCCGCCATGATGATGGAGCCGCAGCTCATGCTCACCGCCG GCCCGTCCATGGCGTACCCCGGCGTGCCGGCGCAGGCGTCGCCCTACGCGTACGCCGCGCAGGCGCCCTCGCCCGCGCCCTACCACGGCTACGGCATGTAG